One window of Bacillus alkalicellulosilyticus genomic DNA carries:
- a CDS encoding glycoside hydrolase family 27 protein, which yields MDNHQLLGLKPAMGWNSWNTFTWDINEQLIKDVADLFVSEGYKDAGYEYIVIDDCWSLKERDADGNLVPDPEKFPSGMKALADYIHEKGLKFGMYSCVGTHTCAGYPGSFEHEFQDAQLLAEWGVDFLKYDYCFKPRQMSGELLYKRMSLALKNCGRDILFSACNWGEDNVYQWIRESGAHMYRSTGDIQDNWDSVKKLALSQLDKASYTGSFCHNDMDMLIVGMYGGSNDNFIGSKIGGCTDNEYKTHFSLWSMMGSPLMIGCDIRNANKVTKDILLNPELIKINQDLEGRGAYRIKPEPQWFHSDDIFMLVKVLTDGDLAIGFFNLSDGQREISLQFWDLGLPYAAGFSLELYDCWEQKNLGKYKERFNPVVPARDCLVVRAKLVK from the coding sequence ATGGATAATCACCAGTTACTTGGACTAAAACCAGCCATGGGGTGGAATTCTTGGAACACCTTTACATGGGACATTAATGAACAATTGATTAAAGATGTTGCAGATCTTTTTGTTTCGGAGGGCTATAAAGATGCAGGATATGAATATATCGTCATCGACGACTGTTGGAGTTTGAAGGAAAGAGACGCTGATGGAAACTTGGTGCCAGACCCTGAAAAATTCCCAAGTGGTATGAAAGCTCTCGCAGACTATATTCATGAAAAAGGGTTAAAGTTTGGCATGTACTCGTGCGTAGGTACTCATACTTGCGCTGGCTATCCAGGCAGTTTCGAACATGAGTTTCAAGACGCTCAGTTACTTGCTGAATGGGGCGTAGATTTTTTAAAGTATGATTATTGCTTTAAGCCACGACAAATGTCAGGTGAGCTGTTGTATAAACGAATGAGTCTTGCTCTTAAGAATTGCGGAAGAGATATTTTATTTTCAGCCTGCAATTGGGGAGAAGACAACGTATATCAATGGATTCGTGAATCTGGTGCCCATATGTATAGATCTACAGGTGACATCCAAGATAATTGGGATTCGGTAAAAAAACTAGCTCTTTCCCAGTTAGATAAAGCAAGTTACACTGGGTCATTTTGCCATAATGATATGGATATGCTGATTGTCGGAATGTACGGCGGAAGCAACGACAATTTTATCGGCAGTAAAATTGGGGGCTGTACTGACAATGAGTATAAAACCCATTTCTCTTTATGGAGTATGATGGGTTCTCCACTCATGATTGGCTGTGATATAAGAAACGCAAATAAAGTAACAAAGGATATTCTATTAAACCCTGAACTCATCAAAATCAATCAGGATCTTGAAGGCCGTGGGGCTTACCGAATTAAACCCGAGCCCCAATGGTTCCATTCTGACGATATTTTTATGCTTGTAAAAGTTCTGACAGACGGTGACCTGGCCATCGGCTTCTTTAACTTAAGCGACGGTCAAAGAGAGATATCGTTACAATTTTGGGATCTTGGACTTCCATATGCTGCAGGTTTCTCCTTAGAACTTTATGACTGCTGGGAGCAAAAGAATTTGGGCAAATATAAAGAACGTTTTAATCCTGTTGTTCCAGCGCGTGATTGTTTAGTTGTTCGTGCAAAACTGGTCAAATAA